The nucleotide sequence ACGCTGCATTACCATTAAGGGTTTGACAGATGCCACCAAACAGGCACATATGCTTATTTTGGCACTGATCAAGGATCCCGATGTGGATATCTTGCAAATGCTGCCCAGGATCAACAGCAGCATTAAGCAGGCCTCTGGTGGCGGGGCGAATGCTCCAATGACCGTGGGTACTTGGGACAATCGCACCGCTGCCGGTGTGAACGTGTACACCTTCTCTTCGGCCGCATCCACCACCTCCACGTCGTCCAGCTCGTCTGCCAGCTCTACTACACCGGCGGGAGCTGCCTACAGTAATGCGcacaagcagcagcagcagttgcaGCCAGTAAAGGCCCCAAGCGGACGGTCCTCGGCGTCTGCCAAGTCcaacggcagcagcagcagctctaAGGTGTCTTCTTCGAGTGGATCCGGCTCTCGAAATAGCAGGGGTGGCGGTGGTTATCTTAGCCAGCAACAGCCTGGTCGTAGCTCCGGAAGTAACTCCTCGAGTGGTGTGGCCAAGAGCAAGACGGAGAGTTCATCCAAATCCCTGCCAGCAGCACAGAAGAGCAGCACAGCTCTGGGTAAGTCCTCGACTGTGGCTCCCGGAGCTCAGAACTTTGCAAAGGCAGCGGCCATTGCGCAGTCCTCGCCCAAAAAGGCTGAGGGAGGAGTGGCCTCTGCGATCATCAGCTCGGCTGGCGGACGCAGCAGTGGTGTGGTTGCTCCATTTGGACGGGGTAAGCCTGTCGCTGGCCAAGGAGCAGCTGGAAATACGGCGGCTTCCAATGTTGCCCAGCTCGGAAGTGGAAGCGGTAGCAGTAGCAACAGCAACATATTGGCTGGACCAATTGGCACCTTTAACGTGGCGGATGTGGCCGCCGTGAATGCAGCCGCTGCAGCAGGAGCAGCGGCCTCTGCTAACAGCAGTGTGAAACCCATTGCACCCATTGCACCGCCCAGTAAGCGAGTGGGCTCTCCCACCCAagcccagcagcaacagcaacagcaacaagcgcAGCAGCAGtcgcagcaacaacagccacCACCACAGGCAGCACCACTTCCTGGCCCGCAGCCCCAGCAGCAAccccagcaacagcaacaagcgcCTCAggaacagcagcagcaacaacagcaaacccagcaacaacaaccacagaCGGCCCAGCAAAATCTGGTGATCAACACAAACCTTCTGAACCACCTGATGGCCGCCAATGCAGCCACAGATAGCTTTAGTGCTCAGCTGGCCGCCAAGTTGTCTAGCGCCTATTCCCTGTTCAGTGATTACCAGCAATCGCAGTGGGGCAAGCTAGGGGATCCCGGCATTGGCGGAGGAGCAGGAGCTGTTGGCGATGGTCTGCCGCAGGCGGATGCCTCCAAGGCACCAGGATATAATCGCAACATCCTCAGCTCGCCCGTGGGCAGTTCCAAGGCCTCGTCGAATCACTCAACCTCACCGCCTGTGGGTAATGTGatccagcagcaacagcagcaacaacaacaacagcagcagcagcaacaacagcagcaacaacaacagcagcagcagcagcagcaaccacCGCAATCTAGCCAGCAGGCTCTAAACATCATCACCAGTGGAGGACCAGGAGGAGCTACAGCAGCGCCAGCCAGATCACCAATGGTGTCCGCCAACGATGGAAATTCCGCAGGGGGCCAGCCCTCCATAAATGGAACCCAGGGATTGGGTGAATCGGTTCCTGCTCATTCACCGGGCGTTATCAAGCCGCCTACCACCACAGTTCCCATCCAGCGGCATGTTCCCATGCCGATCTCTGCACCGGAGTCTGGAGCACCACCCACTTTCGGAGCGATTGGTTCCAATCCAGCTGGCGGTGGCAACTCAGCGGCGGCCCaagcagctgctgctgctgcagccgCGTCCATGATCGATCGCCAGCAGCAAAATATGCAGACTTTGCAAAATTTGCAACGAATGGTGGGAGCctcacagcagcagcagcaacagcagcagcagcagttaAACTACCCCATGGATCCCTCGACTTCGCCGTACATTGTGGATGGCAATAACTTGTTGCGCCTGAATCCACGAGCCTCGATCTTTCCGCAAGGCAACAAACAGCCACCGCAGCCGCCGCCGCAGGGTGGAGCGCAGTCGAATATGTTTGGAGGCAATCAAGGGAGACAGCTTCCGGGAGCCGGTGCCAGGCAGCCGGGCGGAGCAGCCGCCCAGCGTTGGTATGGCGGAGCCTTGGAGTATCCATCTTACACGGGTCGGGACATGCTGCACCTGGAGAACGGAGCCGGCGGAATGGCGGGCCTAGGCTCGCCATCTGCCATGTCGCCGAACCATGACGACATTCGCAAAATGCCGCGCCCCATTGGTACAGAGCGAGCTGCGTCCTGGAAGTTCAACAACTTTAATGTGGCCGCTTCGGCACTTAGCATGGACGATGCCCTGGCCAGCGTCCTGCCGCCCTGGGCGCACGAGCCGAAAGCGCAGCCACCAGGTCTGCAGCAGCCACCGCCTCCACCACagtcgcagcagcagcaacagccgCTCAACTGGctgaagcagcagcagccgcagcagcagcagtacaGGCCGTACAACAACGGACCATatccgcagcagcaacagcatgAGCCAATGAATGTGAGTCTCTCCTTCGACGACGCGTTTTACACGTCATGCTTAAATGTATACTTTCATTTCCAGATGCCCATGGACTACCACAACATGCAGGCGCCGCCAAACATgaaccagcagcaacagcagcacgTCAACTTGATGCCCTCATACGGCTACCAGCACTTTGTGGGCGCTCCTGGAGCGGTCGACATCGCCGCACACATGCCGGACAAGATGGAAGTGTGGGATCATCACGATAAGCACGTGAGTGtttaataaacttaaaaaaaacctGTTCCTAATACCATTTAGCTGTAGAATGTACCTATATATTCAACCAATTTCCAGTTTGAGTTGATTAAAAATCAATTCCATTTTATTGTGTATACACAACATTAACGAATTCTTTCCATTCTTCCACCAGTTGCCCTGGACCAACTACACCACCAACTGGTCCAACTGATGTCCCAGCGACACTCAGAAGGAGGATCTCTTCGATACCTGTCGTTCAAGCAACTGAATCGAGCAGCTATGGCTGAGCACCCTTCCAATTAACCAGGACAAagcagcagtagcagcagcaACGTCAAGATCagtagcagcagcaacagcaacagcaaaagcATCTCACTGATTTGAACATGCGAAGCGAAATAATCTTTATTGAATTTCTACGTTTTCTATTCGGATTCTCGGCTTCTCCCCACAACTTAATCTTCTAACAATCTGCCAACTGACGTGGAAACCAACTAACAGCAAGAAGGACTTATGTGAAAATTGAAACATGGCTTTGTTCTTTAGTTTATCGATTTAAAAACTTTTGAATTTGGGTGATTAATTTGTTTCGCAGGCAACTTGAAATTTAACCAGAAAGAAATCTTACAGAAAAGCAAAATGAATGCAAAATAATGATAAAAAGAGCGAAAAGCAAGAAGAAAAAATGTTCGAAAGTGGCGCCCAGGCAACTGGGTgcaatatatattatttatttttaaatgtattgaTATTTTTTGAAGAAGCATGAAGTTAGTGGtagctttttttttgtgtgatGAGGCAGAGGGTAAACGAAGCGAAAAGTAACTTTCATTCACACACATATACACATGCACTAACCCCCTCCccgcacacaaacacacataaacacacacctacataaaaatacatttactTTAAGATAGAAGTCAGTCTTATGAATGAAACattaaattgaaatgtttAGCGCCAGCTAAAGTACACACAAACTTTTATTACAACACTTATACATAAATAcatctatatatatttaataacattAATAAAGGCAACAAATGAATGTCGAAACTGTAAATTCTAGGCGCGCACTTTTCTCTATTCCCCTTTTCCCCAACTAAAAAACGAAAAAGAGAAATACACCCACAACAAGAAGCTAACGAAACCGGAAACTAGAACAAAGCTATGAAAACGCATGCATACGCTATAGATCGAAAAAAAAGTACGAAAGGAACTACTAAACCGACAAAAAATTACTTAATTCAACTTATAACATATGCATACCATTAACTACTCCCCAACTTAACGATATGTCTGGGAAGGATACCAAACAAATCCGAAAACGAAACAACCGAGGCGAAGCTACAAGAGTTTGGTGTTCTTCGGTCAGAGAAAAAGAGAAAACCCCCCTTGGTCGATACCCCGAAAAATGTAGCTAGTAGAAATTGAAATTGCTTAAATTACTAAGTAAAACATCAAGAAATTAATGGTCGAGTAACGTTTTAATATTCCATTTACGAGAACTAAACGATATATGTATGATGAAGATGACGAGACGACGAAGCGGCGCTTGCTTGCCATCTTTGATGCTTTTCCGACACTGCTCATAGAcgtacataaaatatatacctaCCTATATACTAGCGAATAGCATATATGAGATacacaaatttttatttcgaagaaagcaaaaactaaactaaacGATGATATGTAAAAACACACTTGATAAACCCCTTCTTGCCTGATCTAGGGTCGCACTACCAATATGCACGAGTGAAATCCGATACCGGAAACGGGCCGAGAAAAAGGTCAAAAATGTGGGTCTTCAAGCAATTGCTTTGTAAAATTCTAGAGGAAAAACGATGCTTGAGATATAATGCTTAGAGAATCGTTAAATGAGCAACCCACGCATAACcacacaaaacacaaaaaaaccCGATTACAAGATATACTTTAAACGATGATAATGAATAATGATGAATATGAGAAAATACGAAATAAAAGATAATATACATAAGTGAGCATGAAACTactttttttctatttttcaaTGTTTTAGCTGCAAGCAAATAATGTAATGAGAATGTGGAGATGATGTTCGTTTAAGTTATTTGATACAACAAATTACGAGAAATATATATACCACATACACATAAATACACCTACATATATGCCCGACAGGACCTTTATTCGAAAAACCAACAAACAAACGTTTTTGttgacaaacaaaaaatattcaaCCGAATAGCTGAGAAAATACAGCCGTTATGAGATGATGCATCCTTGATTGAGAAACCGTAAACAAAACGatgaaatgaaaaaataaaaagcataCTGAATAAATGTAGAATTTTTTTCAAGCGAAAGAAATTGAATTCACATagatttattaatttaaaaataatataaatatacttCAAATATGAAAAgtatgaaaacaaaataaagcaaacaagaaaaacaaaaaaactacatatattaaatacaCACATACTATATGAGTATACTACGGATTATTATTACtcttataattattattattgtattgaaggaaaaatataaaagagaACATTAAAcagcataaataaaaaattaaaaaaaatgatcttATTTTGGGAATTGAAATTGGGGATGGTAAAATTTGCGAAAAGTTAAGAATTCAGATTTGAACGCAGTTCAATAAAGAATTATAAGCTcagtttttattaaatttatttgtgaTAATTTATTTGTGAACCTTTTGAAAATGTTGAACATTTTGTTGATCGATTAAATCTGTCAGACGAAGGGCTCAATGGTAAACTCAACCACCGAACAGGGAGTGGTGAGCTCGAAGGCCTGGAGCACTGTAGGATGCAGGACTCCAATCTTGCCAATGACAACGTTGTCGTACATCACATTAGCACAGCGACCAGGGAAGTAGCTGGGATCTGGAAAGGAGGAATCTCTGGTGACTTCGTGAGCTGACAAACGCACTTTAAGACAACTCACCCTCAGCGGCTTGCAGGTAATAACCCTTGCTCACGTTGGCCGATTTCCAGGGCACAGAGAGCAACTGCATCACGCGATCCAGCAAGCCATGGACCACCTCGAAGCCAGCTGTCTTGTTGCAGTTCACGGCACACACCCTTCGCTCGTTGCGTGCCCCAACCTCGGTGTTCTCATCCGAAACCACCACGTCGCTGATCTCAAAGAGCTTCAAGGGTAGCGGCATCTTACGATTGGCCACCAATGTTTTGAGCAGACCGGGCAGCAGGGTAGTGCGCACCACCTGGAACTCCAGGGTCTTCGGATTGCCGACGTGGACAGCCGGCAGGGCCTCAATGTTCTTGTTTAGCTTGCGTCCAATGTCATCGCGAGAGCAGAGGGTAAAGGTCAGCGCCTCGGTGAATCCCGCCTGAGCCACCTGCTCACGCAGTTGTTCGGTCAGCTTGTTAAGTGGGAATTGCTTGGCTATCTGCATGAAGGCAGGCAGGGATTTCTTAATGTTATTATAACCATAGGCAATGGCCACGTCCTCATAGATGTCGCAGGCGTGAATCACATCGTGCCGCGTGGGAGGGATCTTCACCACCAGCGAGTCGCCATCGACCTTGGCCTCCAGATACATGCGTGTCAGCATGTCGGCCAGCTTTTCCGCCGGCTCATCAATGCCAATGTATGCATTTGCCCGCTTCACCGAGATCCGCTCCTCGCGCACCTCCAGTTCCGGATAGGAGAGTACACTGCCATCGGGCTGCACCACATCGCACGGCTCCACTGTGAACTTCTGGGCACAGTGCTCGGAGAACAGGCACACGATGGTGTCCAGCACCACCTTGGCCTTCGTTCGATCCGTAGCCGTGCACTCGATGAACACGTTTTTGGTCTTCAGCGAGATCTTGGAATGGTCGCCGTTGATAATGGGCGGCAGAGACAGCACCACACGATTCGCATCGTAGATCACCGGATAAACCGGGGAATCCCGAATGATGGGCAAGTATTGCTTCAGCTGGGCATGTGTAGCGTAGAATTCCATCAGCTGGCTGCCAGTCATCTCCTTGGtttggttaagtggcttgAATTTGATCTGTTCTGGTGCCAGAGCCTCGTAGCTGAAGGGTCCCTGCAGGGTGTCCAGATCGTGGGTTCCAATGGCTACCAGGGTGCGCTTGCGGCAGATGTTCTGGTGCAGCTTATCCTGCAGATCGATGAAGCTGTTGTAAGAGGCCTGCGTGAAGGTCACGTTCCGGAGCACAGCGGCCACGGCATAGGGACGAATCTGGGCCGTCGACGGGTCAATCTTGAGAACCTGCCTCTTGGCGGGCTCCACAAACTGGAACTTGGGGGGTTTCAGCCTGGAAAGGTAGAGGTATAGAGGATTTTCTTGATAAGAGTTAGATGTTTTGCTACTTACTTGCCCTGGAACACCAGCAGACCCGTGACCAGACCCTCCAGACACAGCAGATCGTACCGGTTGGCGGGAATATCGATTCTGTAGATGATCTCCTCGCTGGCATTCGCCGCAGCTGCCACATCGCCCTGTTCCTTGGTCAGCATCTGCTTCTCCGTGGTCTATTATGGTTTATTTGGGAGTTATGACTGGGTATACAATCTATATTAAGGCGGAGCACCTACCACTTCATCCAGCTCCAGTCCGAAGGCAAAGCAAAGATCCTGGAACTCATCATCGGCTGCGGAAAAGGGGTAAACATAAGTGTACTCCACCCGATGAAAACGTGATTACACGTGGACTCTTCAAACTCACTGTAGGTCTTGCCGAGCGCCTCGAACAGCAGATCCCGTTTAACTCCAATGGTAGGCATGCTGAATTGATCTCTTTTTAATCCCGGGTTGGCTTTAAATTCCAAATAAATGGAAGAAATACAAATTGGCTTATTTCACACCGGGAGCGGAACAGTGTTGCCAGATGTTGCCAAGTGCTGTTAGCCAGCCCTGGTTTTCAACAAAAAATTATCGTTTTCATTTAAAGCATTTTGTCATCGCTAACACACAAGGCgggatttttaaaaattgaatatCAACGAATGTCTTGAATTCAACGAATTCATTCATCTATCACTGCAGAC is from Drosophila suzukii chromosome 3, CBGP_Dsuzu_IsoJpt1.0, whole genome shotgun sequence and encodes:
- the beta-PheRS gene encoding phenylalanine--tRNA ligase beta subunit; the encoded protein is MPTIGVKRDLLFEALGKTYTDDEFQDLCFAFGLELDEVTTEKQMLTKEQGDVAAAANASEEIIYRIDIPANRYDLLCLEGLVTGLLVFQGKLKPPKFQFVEPAKRQVLKIDPSTAQIRPYAVAAVLRNVTFTQASYNSFIDLQDKLHQNICRKRTLVAIGTHDLDTLQGPFSYEALAPEQIKFKPLNQTKEMTGSQLMEFYATHAQLKQYLPIIRDSPVYPVIYDANRVVLSLPPIINGDHSKISLKTKNVFIECTATDRTKAKVVLDTIVCLFSEHCAQKFTVEPCDVVQPDGSVLSYPELEVREERISVKRANAYIGIDEPAEKLADMLTRMYLEAKVDGDSLVVKIPPTRHDVIHACDIYEDVAIAYGYNNIKKSLPAFMQIAKQFPLNKLTEQLREQVAQAGFTEALTFTLCSRDDIGRKLNKNIEALPAVHVGNPKTLEFQVVRTTLLPGLLKTLVANRKMPLPLKLFEISDVVVSDENTEVGARNERRVCAVNCNKTAGFEVVHGLLDRVMQLLSVPWKSANVSKGYYLQAAEDPSYFPGRCANVMYDNVVIGKIGVLHPTVLQAFELTTPCSVVEFTIEPFV